In Acinetobacter sp. TGL-Y2, a genomic segment contains:
- the rsmH gene encoding 16S rRNA (cytosine(1402)-N(4))-methyltransferase RsmH, with protein MSHISVLLHETVDALVADRNTGIYVDGTFGRGGHTRLLLSKLDENARVYGFDKDPQALAVAAELEQEDPRFKIIHASFADIKQELNQRGIQEVDGIMADLGVSSPQLDQAERGFSFMKDGPLDMRMDNSQGPTAAEWLLSVDEEHLANVIFQYGEERYSRRIAKAIKAAGQIDTTAQLAEIVKVAHPKWEKNKHAATRTFQAIRIEINKELDDVHTFLPQALELLKSDGRLAVISFHSLEDRIIKQFIQKEATFPEDTGWGMPQKIEDKRRLKKIDRVRASEAEVKQNPRSRSAWLRVAERFNKIGEQ; from the coding sequence ATGTCGCATATTTCTGTATTACTTCATGAAACTGTTGATGCTCTAGTGGCGGATCGCAATACAGGAATTTATGTCGATGGCACATTTGGGCGAGGGGGTCATACTCGTTTGTTGTTATCGAAATTAGATGAAAATGCACGTGTTTATGGTTTTGATAAAGACCCGCAAGCTTTGGCTGTGGCTGCTGAGTTAGAGCAAGAAGATCCACGGTTTAAAATTATTCATGCCAGCTTTGCTGATATTAAACAAGAATTAAATCAACGTGGTATTCAAGAAGTTGATGGCATTATGGCGGATTTAGGGGTGTCATCTCCGCAGCTTGATCAAGCTGAACGCGGTTTTAGCTTTATGAAAGACGGCCCTCTGGACATGCGTATGGACAACTCGCAAGGTCCAACTGCAGCAGAGTGGTTACTCAGCGTTGATGAAGAGCATCTTGCCAATGTTATTTTCCAATATGGTGAAGAGCGTTATAGTCGTCGTATTGCCAAAGCGATTAAAGCTGCAGGTCAGATTGATACCACAGCACAATTGGCTGAAATTGTGAAAGTAGCCCATCCGAAATGGGAAAAAAACAAGCATGCTGCAACCCGTACTTTCCAAGCGATTCGTATTGAAATTAATAAAGAATTAGATGATGTACACACATTTTTACCGCAAGCACTTGAGTTGTTAAAGTCAGATGGTCGTTTAGCGGTGATTAGCTTCCATTCTTTGGAAGATCGTATTATTAAACAGTTTATTCAAAAAGAAGCGACATTCCCTGAAGATACAGGTTGGGGAATGCCACAGAAAATAGAAGATAAGCGTAGACTTAAAAAAATTGACCGTGTGCGGGCAAGTGAAGCCGAGGTGAAACAAAACCCGCGTTCACGCAGTGCTTGGTTACGTGTGGCAGAACGCTTCAATAAAATAGGCGAACAATGA
- a CDS encoding sulfate ABC transporter substrate-binding protein, protein MILGSLMTLAVVGSTQTYADKSFLNVSYDPTREFYQEYNSKFGEFWKKGTGQEIAFKQSHGGSGKQARAVATGLQADVVTLALANDIDEIVNAGFIDKNWQKEFPNNSAPYTSTIVFLVKKGNPKNIKDWNDLTQSGVDIITPNPKTGGAPRWIYLSAWGYALKQPGGNDAKARELVKKLYKNVKVLDSGARGSLTTFAERGIGDVLLSWENEALLATQGLGKDKYEIIYPSISILAEPSVAIVDKTVDKNGNRNLAKGYLNYLYSPQGQELAAKHNFRPRNVQVATKYSQKFPKQNTFTIDKVFGGWAKAQKTHFANGAIYDQISAEK, encoded by the coding sequence ATGATACTAGGTAGTTTAATGACGTTAGCGGTGGTAGGTAGTACACAGACTTATGCAGACAAGTCATTTTTAAATGTGTCTTACGATCCTACGCGTGAATTTTATCAAGAATACAACAGCAAGTTTGGTGAATTTTGGAAAAAAGGCACGGGTCAAGAGATCGCTTTTAAACAGTCACATGGGGGATCGGGTAAACAAGCGCGGGCAGTAGCAACGGGCCTACAGGCTGATGTCGTGACTCTTGCTTTGGCGAATGATATTGATGAAATTGTGAATGCTGGTTTCATTGATAAAAACTGGCAAAAAGAATTTCCGAATAATTCCGCACCTTATACATCGACCATTGTTTTCTTGGTTAAAAAGGGTAATCCCAAAAACATCAAAGATTGGAATGATTTGACCCAATCAGGTGTTGATATCATTACTCCAAACCCGAAAACGGGGGGTGCACCGCGCTGGATCTATTTATCTGCATGGGGGTATGCACTGAAACAACCGGGCGGGAATGATGCCAAAGCAAGAGAGCTGGTGAAAAAACTGTATAAAAATGTCAAAGTTTTAGATTCGGGTGCACGTGGATCACTCACAACGTTCGCAGAGCGTGGTATAGGCGATGTACTGTTATCTTGGGAAAATGAAGCTTTACTTGCTACCCAAGGTTTAGGTAAGGACAAATATGAGATTATTTACCCATCTATTTCAATTTTGGCTGAGCCGTCGGTGGCCATTGTTGATAAAACAGTCGATAAAAACGGCAATCGTAATTTGGCGAAAGGCTATTTAAATTATCTTTATTCACCTCAAGGGCAGGAGTTGGCTGCCAAACATAATTTCCGTCCGCGTAATGTTCAAGTGGCTACCAAATACAGCCAGAAATTTCCAAAGCAAAATACCTTTACTATTGATAAAGTTTTTGGCGGTTGGGCAAAAGCACAAAAAACACATTTCGCAAATGGCGCGATCTATGACCAAATTTCAGCTGAAAAATAA
- a CDS encoding sulfate ABC transporter substrate-binding protein encodes MTSLSLVIGLTAVVPVTQAADKQFLNVSYDATREFYDEFNASFGQYWSSRTGKSVHFKQSHGGSGKQARSVVDGLKGDVVTLALANDIEEIVKSGQINAGWQKEFPNNSAPYTSTIVFMVRKGNPKKIKDWSDLTKSGVEIITPNPKTGGLPRWVYLSAWGYALKQPAGNEAKAKDFVGKMYRNVKVMDSAARASMTTFAERGIGDVLLTWENEALVTQKVLGKKDFEIVYPSMSILTEPSVAIVDKTVEKNGNKWLATGYINYLYSPLGQEMAAKHFYRPRSEQVLKRYSAQFPKLKTFTIDEVFGGWSKAQQTHFVNGAIFDQIYSNRR; translated from the coding sequence ATGACCTCTTTGTCTTTGGTGATCGGACTGACGGCAGTCGTACCTGTAACCCAAGCTGCGGATAAGCAATTTTTAAACGTCTCTTATGATGCAACGCGTGAATTTTACGACGAATTTAACGCCTCATTTGGACAGTATTGGAGTAGCCGTACTGGAAAATCTGTGCATTTTAAACAGTCACATGGCGGTTCGGGCAAGCAAGCGCGTTCAGTGGTCGATGGTTTGAAAGGTGATGTTGTCACCTTGGCATTGGCCAATGATATTGAAGAAATTGTAAAGTCGGGTCAGATTAATGCGGGATGGCAAAAAGAGTTTCCCAATAACTCAGCACCTTATACCTCGACCATTGTATTTATGGTGCGTAAAGGTAACCCGAAAAAAATCAAAGATTGGTCGGATTTAACCAAGTCAGGTGTTGAAATCATCACGCCGAACCCGAAAACAGGCGGTTTGCCACGTTGGGTCTACTTGTCTGCTTGGGGTTATGCACTGAAACAACCTGCAGGCAATGAGGCCAAAGCCAAAGATTTTGTCGGCAAAATGTACCGTAATGTTAAAGTCATGGACTCAGCTGCGCGCGCATCAATGACCACTTTTGCTGAACGTGGTATAGGTGATGTGCTGTTGACTTGGGAAAATGAAGCACTGGTGACTCAGAAAGTATTGGGTAAAAAAGACTTTGAAATTGTTTATCCGTCGATGTCGATTTTGACTGAACCCTCGGTTGCGATTGTTGATAAGACTGTAGAGAAAAATGGCAATAAATGGTTGGCAACAGGCTATATCAATTATCTCTATTCACCGCTCGGTCAGGAAATGGCAGCCAAACATTTCTACCGCCCACGCAGTGAGCAAGTGTTAAAGAGATATTCGGCGCAATTTCCAAAACTGAAAACATTTACCATTGATGAGGTTTTTGGTGGCTGGTCTAAGGCACAGCAAACACATTTTGTGAATGGTGCAATCTTTGATCAAATCTATAGCAATCGTCGCTAA